A single region of the Ciconia boyciana chromosome 13, ASM3463844v1, whole genome shotgun sequence genome encodes:
- the LOC140659230 gene encoding ubinuclein-1-like isoform X5 encodes MTEPHRVSFTTLHGPLSSSFLKRSRKDDGEQPQDSEPAATAVRITLTLFEPDHKRCPEFFYPDLLKSCRGKVKGGSSGDKKKDPADPLNDDEKERHKVEALARKFEEKYGGKRRRKDRIQDLIDMGYGYDESDSFIDNSEAYDELVPASLTTKYGGFYINSGTLQFRQASESEDDYVKEKKKKCPKKRKLKDGGEKMKKKKKDDSYDKEKKSKKSKFPKAGFTALNASKEKKKKKYSGALSVKEMLKKFQKEKDAQKKKDEEQKVATPSPAEPPAPREAEAMPDPLLSLFGHASDNDLLQAATAMDSLTDLDLERLLSESPEGSPFPDVEDGSDPIGMGLEQDFKQPPSLPEGLPAPLEKRIKELAQAARAAEGEGKQRFFTQDINNIILDIELQTRELNSQIRSGVYAHLAAFFPCSKDTLVKRARKLYLYEQGGRLKEPLQKLREAIGRAMPEQMAKYQEECQAHTQAKFAKMLEEEKDKEQRDRVCSDDDEDEEKGGKRVMGPRKKFQWNDEIRVKKKVIAPAKVKVKESSCKPDKKVSVSVPSMHSSSTLALSSEPQGGALGINAQTRELLSLGTAQAASSTGTPATFMDDSLDEDLIHNPTSSLEAVSKELAVLNSRAGGSPDFTLPAAPKAPPEKIPALASSEEKRTFPKSNPSPTSSSGSLQSPLNFLAEQALALGQSSQDKKTENSNYKELSCQASPSKILPDAHQAKQKHHSLVRPSHGPQTATPVPGSQVKVFHSGSQLQKTFTSPAPFVKLQNPKSSSPLPQRSLLQQVKSSTKAQSFHSSASPGSTQNSGSSHKSPGSSSSSLSYTGKHSSGSSSSGQSYKSPFVSGSLSKHGASSSSSSSGASANQGCSSGSLLPSVQTPSSGQASSRPSSSSSVKKTPVSQKLTLVAPPGGSNGDSSGGTQGVAKLLTSSLKPAVVSSTASSTSVPKGTSGAVLLTSSSSLSVLAPSYKSSNPKLPAALSSTPLGIISPIHSFPLHVISFSSDSSPKAGVSKDAIVTGPAPGTFHHGLGHSLLAGLHSSPHHAAPLPHSALSTHLPQSLPDASQLHGKGSNAQQRKL; translated from the exons ATGACGGAGCCCCACAGGGTTTCGTTCACCACTCTCCACGGTCCACTGAGCAGCAGCTTCTTGAAAAGGTCTCGGAAAGAcgatggagagcagccccaggaCTCTGAACCGGCTGCAACAGCTGTTCGAATCACACTTACTCTCTTTGAGCCGGATCACAAGCGTTGTCCGGAATTTTTCTACCCAGATCTTCTGAAGAGTTGTCGAGGGAAAGTAAAAGGTGGTTCTTCAGGAGACAAG aagAAAGACCCTGCTGATCCCCTTAATGATGACGAAAAGGAAAGGCATAAGGTGGAGGCTCTTGCTAGgaagtttgaagaaaaatat GGTGGCAAGAGACGTAGAAAGGACCGTATTCAGGACTTGATTGATATGGGGTATGGGTACGATGAATCTGACTCCTTCATCGATAATTCTGAAGCA TACGATGAGCTTGTTCCAGCTTCTCTTACTACAAAGTATGGAGGGTTTTACATCAACTCAGGAACACTGCAGTTTCGGCAAGCATCTGAATCTGAAGATGACTATgttaaagagaagaagaagaagtgTCCCAAG AAGCGGAAGTTGAAAGATGGAggtgaaaaaatgaagaagaagaagaaggatgATTCCTAcgacaaggaaaagaaatccaaaaagTCCAAGTTCCCAAAAGCTGG CTTTACAGCATTAAATGCAagtaaggagaagaaaaagaagaaatactctGGTGCTCTTAGTGTCAAGGAGATGCTGAAGAAGTTTCAGAAGGAGAAGGatgctcagaagaaaaaagatgaagagcAGAAAGTGGCAACTCCTTCACCAGCAGAACCTCCAGCCCCGAGGGAGGCGGAGGCGATGCCTGACCCTTTGCTCTCGCTCTTCGGCCATGCCAGTGATAACGACCTGCTTCAGGCAGCGACGGCTATGGACTCGTTAACTGACCTAGACCTGGAGCGGCTCCTCAGTGAATCCCCGGAAGGGAGTCCCTTTCCTGATGTGGAGGATGGGAGTGATCCTATTGGGATGGGCTTGGAACAGGATTTCAAGCAACCGCCATCCCTCCCAGAAGGCCTGCCAGCCCCTTTGGAGAAACGTATCAAAGAACTGGCTCAG gctgccagagctgcagagggagaaggcaAACAGAGATTCTTCACTCAGGATATCAACAACATCATACTGGA CATAGAGCTGCAGACGCGGGAGCTGAACAGCCAGATCCGGTCAGGGGTGTACGCCCACCTGGCTGCTTTCTTCCCGTGCAGTAAGGACACTCTGGTCAAGCGTGCCCGTAAGCTTTATCTCTATGAGCAG GGTGGCCGATTGAAGGAGCCTCTACAGAAGCTAAGGGAAGCCATTGGAAGGGccatgccagagcagatggCCAAGTACCAGGAGGAATGCCAAGCCCACACTCAGGCCAAGTTTGCCAA GatgctggaagaggaaaaggacaaaGAGCAGCGAGATAGAGTCTGCTCTGATGATgatgaggatgaagaaaagggagggaagcGCGTCATGGGACCGCGAAAGAAATTTCAATGGAATGATGAAATCAG GGTGAAGAAGAAAGTTATAGCTCCTGCTAAGGTGAAAGTGAAG GAATCTTCCTGCAAGCCAGATAAAAAGGTCTCGGTTTCTGTTCCTTCGATGCACTCAAGCAGCACCTTAGCTCTGTCTTCAGAGCCCCAGGGAGGAGCTCTGGGCATCAATGCGCAAACCAGAGAACTCTTGTCCCTTGGGACAGCccaagcagccagcagcactggcaCTCCTGCTACCTTCATGGATGACTCCTTGGATGAGGACTTAATTCATAATCCCACTTCCTCCCTTGAAGCAGTCTCTAAGGAACTGGCTGTGCTGAACAGCAGAGCGGGAGGGAGCCCTGACTTtactctgcctgcagctccaaAAGCTCCACCAGAGAAGATCCCAGCTCTTGCATCCTCAGAGGAGAAGAGGACATTTCCAAAGTCCAACCCGTCCCCTACATCATCCTCTGGTTCCCTCCAGTCTCCTCTCAATTTCCTGGCTGAGCAGGCCCTGGCATTGGGCCAATCTTCTCAAGACAAAAAGACAGAGAACTCTAATTACAAAGAGCTCTCCTGCCAAGCCTCCCCCAGCAAAATCCTTCCTGACGCGCACCAGGCTAAACAGAAACACCACAGCCTGGTCCGGCCAAGCCACGGGCCTCAGACCGCCACCCCAGTGCCGGGTTCTCAGGTGAAGGTCTTTCACTCAGGCAGCCAGCTACAGAAAACTTTCACCTCCCCGGCTCCATTTGTCAAACTGCAGAATCCCAAGTCctcctccccactgccccaacgctccctcctccagcaggtCAAGTCATCAACCAAAGCTCAGAGCTTCCATTCCTCTGCATCACCAGGCAGCACCCAAAACTCCGGCAGCTCCCACAAGAGCCCAGGCTCATCCTCATCATCTCTCAGCTACACAGGAAAGCACTCAAGTGGCTCTAGCTCTTCAGGACAATCTTACAAATCACCCTTCGTTTCTGGTTCCCTCTCCAAGCATGGCGCttcttccagcagctcctcatCTGGAGCTTCTGCAAACCAGGGCTGCTCCTCTGGGAGCTTGCTGCCCAGTGTGCAGACCCCTTCCTCGGGCCAGGCGTCCAGCCGCCCGTCCTCAAGCTCCTCGGTGAAGAAGACACCCGTTTCACAGAAGCTGACTCTGGTGGCACCTCCTGGAGGTTCAAATGGAGATTCTAGTGGGGGCACTCAAGGAGTGGCCAAATTGCTGACCTCCTCCCTAAAGCCAGCTGTTGTTAGCAGCACTGCATCTTCTACCTCTGTGCCG aaaggaacTAGTGGAGCTGTGCTGCTAACAAGTTCTTCCTCCTTAAGTGTACTGGCTCCATCCTACAAGTCCAGCAATCCAAAGCTGCCAGCTGCCCTGAGCTCCACCCCGTTAGGTATTATCTCTCCTATTCATTCGTTCCCTCTTCATGTCATCTCCTTCAGTTCAGACTCCTCCCCAAAAGCAGGAGTATCAAAGGATGCAATAGTTACGGGACCTGCTCCAGGAACTTTCCACCACGGCCTTGGCCACA GTCTTCTAGCTGGCTTGCACTCCAGCCCCCACCATGCAGCGCCACTCCCACATTCTGCCCTGTCCACTCATTTACCGCAAAGTTTGCCAG atgccTCTCAGCTTCATGGCAAAGGGTCCAATGCACAGCAGCGCAAGTTGTGA
- the LOC140659230 gene encoding ubinuclein-1-like isoform X4: MTEPHRVSFTTLHGPLSSSFLKRSRKDDGEQPQDSEPAATAVRITLTLFEPDHKRCPEFFYPDLLKSCRGKVKGGSSGDKKKDPADPLNDDEKERHKVEALARKFEEKYGGKRRRKDRIQDLIDMGYGYDESDSFIDNSEAYDELVPASLTTKYGGFYINSGTLQFRQASESEDDYVKEKKKKCPKKRKLKDGGEKMKKKKKDDSYDKEKKSKKSKFPKAGFTALNASKEKKKKKYSGALSVKEMLKKFQKEKDAQKKKDEEQKVATPSPAEPPAPREAEAMPDPLLSLFGHASDNDLLQAATAMDSLTDLDLERLLSESPEGSPFPDVEDGSDPIGMGLEQDFKQPPSLPEGLPAPLEKRIKELAQAARAAEGEGKQRFFTQDINNIILDIELQTRELNSQIRSGVYAHLAAFFPCSKDTLVKRARKLYLYEQGGRLKEPLQKLREAIGRAMPEQMAKYQEECQAHTQAKFAKMLEEEKDKEQRDRVCSDDDEDEEKGGKRVMGPRKKFQWNDEIRTLFKESRRVHGHLTSVLVKKKVIAPAKVKVKESSCKPDKKVSVSVPSMHSSSTLALSSEPQGGALGINAQTRELLSLGTAQAASSTGTPATFMDDSLDEDLIHNPTSSLEAVSKELAVLNSRAGGSPDFTLPAAPKAPPEKIPALASSEEKRTFPKSNPSPTSSSGSLQSPLNFLAEQALALGQSSQDKKTENSNYKELSCQASPSKILPDAHQAKQKHHSLVRPSHGPQTATPVPGSQVKVFHSGSQLQKTFTSPAPFVKLQNPKSSSPLPQRSLLQQVKSSTKAQSFHSSASPGSTQNSGSSHKSPGSSSSSLSYTGKHSSGSSSSGQSYKSPFVSGSLSKHGASSSSSSSGASANQGCSSGSLLPSVQTPSSGQASSRPSSSSSVKKTPVSQKLTLVAPPGGSNGDSSGGTQGVAKLLTSSLKPAVVSSTASSTSVPKGTSGAVLLTSSSSLSVLAPSYKSSNPKLPAALSSTPLGIISPIHSFPLHVISFSSDSSPKAGVSKDAIVTGPAPGTFHHGLGHSLLAGLHSSPHHAAPLPHSALSTHLPQSLPDASQLHGKGSNAQQRKL, translated from the exons ATGACGGAGCCCCACAGGGTTTCGTTCACCACTCTCCACGGTCCACTGAGCAGCAGCTTCTTGAAAAGGTCTCGGAAAGAcgatggagagcagccccaggaCTCTGAACCGGCTGCAACAGCTGTTCGAATCACACTTACTCTCTTTGAGCCGGATCACAAGCGTTGTCCGGAATTTTTCTACCCAGATCTTCTGAAGAGTTGTCGAGGGAAAGTAAAAGGTGGTTCTTCAGGAGACAAG aagAAAGACCCTGCTGATCCCCTTAATGATGACGAAAAGGAAAGGCATAAGGTGGAGGCTCTTGCTAGgaagtttgaagaaaaatat GGTGGCAAGAGACGTAGAAAGGACCGTATTCAGGACTTGATTGATATGGGGTATGGGTACGATGAATCTGACTCCTTCATCGATAATTCTGAAGCA TACGATGAGCTTGTTCCAGCTTCTCTTACTACAAAGTATGGAGGGTTTTACATCAACTCAGGAACACTGCAGTTTCGGCAAGCATCTGAATCTGAAGATGACTATgttaaagagaagaagaagaagtgTCCCAAG AAGCGGAAGTTGAAAGATGGAggtgaaaaaatgaagaagaagaagaaggatgATTCCTAcgacaaggaaaagaaatccaaaaagTCCAAGTTCCCAAAAGCTGG CTTTACAGCATTAAATGCAagtaaggagaagaaaaagaagaaatactctGGTGCTCTTAGTGTCAAGGAGATGCTGAAGAAGTTTCAGAAGGAGAAGGatgctcagaagaaaaaagatgaagagcAGAAAGTGGCAACTCCTTCACCAGCAGAACCTCCAGCCCCGAGGGAGGCGGAGGCGATGCCTGACCCTTTGCTCTCGCTCTTCGGCCATGCCAGTGATAACGACCTGCTTCAGGCAGCGACGGCTATGGACTCGTTAACTGACCTAGACCTGGAGCGGCTCCTCAGTGAATCCCCGGAAGGGAGTCCCTTTCCTGATGTGGAGGATGGGAGTGATCCTATTGGGATGGGCTTGGAACAGGATTTCAAGCAACCGCCATCCCTCCCAGAAGGCCTGCCAGCCCCTTTGGAGAAACGTATCAAAGAACTGGCTCAG gctgccagagctgcagagggagaaggcaAACAGAGATTCTTCACTCAGGATATCAACAACATCATACTGGA CATAGAGCTGCAGACGCGGGAGCTGAACAGCCAGATCCGGTCAGGGGTGTACGCCCACCTGGCTGCTTTCTTCCCGTGCAGTAAGGACACTCTGGTCAAGCGTGCCCGTAAGCTTTATCTCTATGAGCAG GGTGGCCGATTGAAGGAGCCTCTACAGAAGCTAAGGGAAGCCATTGGAAGGGccatgccagagcagatggCCAAGTACCAGGAGGAATGCCAAGCCCACACTCAGGCCAAGTTTGCCAA GatgctggaagaggaaaaggacaaaGAGCAGCGAGATAGAGTCTGCTCTGATGATgatgaggatgaagaaaagggagggaagcGCGTCATGGGACCGCGAAAGAAATTTCAATGGAATGATGAAATCAG GACACTGTTTAAGGAGAGCAGGCGTGTACATGGACACCTCACATCAGTCCT GGTGAAGAAGAAAGTTATAGCTCCTGCTAAGGTGAAAGTGAAG GAATCTTCCTGCAAGCCAGATAAAAAGGTCTCGGTTTCTGTTCCTTCGATGCACTCAAGCAGCACCTTAGCTCTGTCTTCAGAGCCCCAGGGAGGAGCTCTGGGCATCAATGCGCAAACCAGAGAACTCTTGTCCCTTGGGACAGCccaagcagccagcagcactggcaCTCCTGCTACCTTCATGGATGACTCCTTGGATGAGGACTTAATTCATAATCCCACTTCCTCCCTTGAAGCAGTCTCTAAGGAACTGGCTGTGCTGAACAGCAGAGCGGGAGGGAGCCCTGACTTtactctgcctgcagctccaaAAGCTCCACCAGAGAAGATCCCAGCTCTTGCATCCTCAGAGGAGAAGAGGACATTTCCAAAGTCCAACCCGTCCCCTACATCATCCTCTGGTTCCCTCCAGTCTCCTCTCAATTTCCTGGCTGAGCAGGCCCTGGCATTGGGCCAATCTTCTCAAGACAAAAAGACAGAGAACTCTAATTACAAAGAGCTCTCCTGCCAAGCCTCCCCCAGCAAAATCCTTCCTGACGCGCACCAGGCTAAACAGAAACACCACAGCCTGGTCCGGCCAAGCCACGGGCCTCAGACCGCCACCCCAGTGCCGGGTTCTCAGGTGAAGGTCTTTCACTCAGGCAGCCAGCTACAGAAAACTTTCACCTCCCCGGCTCCATTTGTCAAACTGCAGAATCCCAAGTCctcctccccactgccccaacgctccctcctccagcaggtCAAGTCATCAACCAAAGCTCAGAGCTTCCATTCCTCTGCATCACCAGGCAGCACCCAAAACTCCGGCAGCTCCCACAAGAGCCCAGGCTCATCCTCATCATCTCTCAGCTACACAGGAAAGCACTCAAGTGGCTCTAGCTCTTCAGGACAATCTTACAAATCACCCTTCGTTTCTGGTTCCCTCTCCAAGCATGGCGCttcttccagcagctcctcatCTGGAGCTTCTGCAAACCAGGGCTGCTCCTCTGGGAGCTTGCTGCCCAGTGTGCAGACCCCTTCCTCGGGCCAGGCGTCCAGCCGCCCGTCCTCAAGCTCCTCGGTGAAGAAGACACCCGTTTCACAGAAGCTGACTCTGGTGGCACCTCCTGGAGGTTCAAATGGAGATTCTAGTGGGGGCACTCAAGGAGTGGCCAAATTGCTGACCTCCTCCCTAAAGCCAGCTGTTGTTAGCAGCACTGCATCTTCTACCTCTGTGCCG aaaggaacTAGTGGAGCTGTGCTGCTAACAAGTTCTTCCTCCTTAAGTGTACTGGCTCCATCCTACAAGTCCAGCAATCCAAAGCTGCCAGCTGCCCTGAGCTCCACCCCGTTAGGTATTATCTCTCCTATTCATTCGTTCCCTCTTCATGTCATCTCCTTCAGTTCAGACTCCTCCCCAAAAGCAGGAGTATCAAAGGATGCAATAGTTACGGGACCTGCTCCAGGAACTTTCCACCACGGCCTTGGCCACA GTCTTCTAGCTGGCTTGCACTCCAGCCCCCACCATGCAGCGCCACTCCCACATTCTGCCCTGTCCACTCATTTACCGCAAAGTTTGCCAG atgccTCTCAGCTTCATGGCAAAGGGTCCAATGCACAGCAGCGCAAGTTGTGA